The region GTGCTCAACACCTACCCGGCGGGCGAACTGGTGCGGATCCTGCGCGCGTACGGCGAGGAGAAGCAGGCCAAGCGGATCGTCTCCGCCGTCGTGCGCGAACGCGAGAAGGAACCCTTCAGCAACAGCGCGCGGCTCGTCGAGCTGATCCGCGACTCCCTGCCGCAGGCCGCCAAGCGCACTGGCGGCAACCCCGCCAAGCGCACCTTCCAGGCGCTGCGCATCGAGGTCAACGGGGAGCTCAGCGTCCTGGAGCGGGCGATTCCCGCGGCCGTGAAGGCGCTCGCCGTCGGCGGCCGGATCGCCGTCCTGTCGTACCACTCGCTGGAGGACCGGCTGGTCAAGCAGGTGTTCGCGGCCGGTGCCGCCACCACCGCGCCGCCCGGTCTGCCGGTCGTGCCCGAGCGCTACCAGCCCCGCCTCAAGCTGCTCACCCGCGGTGCCGAACTTCCCACCGAGGAAGAGGTCGCCGAGAACCGGCGAGCGGCTCCCGCACGGCTGCGCGGGGCCCAGCGCATCCGCGAGGACGCCGAGTGAGGCACCAGGAGGGGGAGATCGAGTGAGTAGGAAACCCGAACTCAGGGGCCGGGCCGCCCGGCTCGCCCGGCTCCTCCCCGTCGGCGGGGGCCATGCCGCCCGCACGCCCTTCGTCCTGCTCGTCGTGCTCCTGCTCGGCGGTGGCCTGATCGGCCTCCTCGTGCTGAACTCCGCGCTGAGCGAGGGCTCGTTCCGCCTGGACGACCTGCAGAGGGACACCAAGAGCCTCACCGACGAGGAGCAGGCGCTACAGCGGGACGTGGATACCTACTCCGCGCCCGACGCTCTCCAGCGCCGCGCCCACGAGCTGGGCATGGTGCCGGGCGGCGACCCGGCCTTCCTCAACCCGGACGGCAGCGTCAAGGGCGTCCCCGGAACGGCCGCCCAGCAGTCCTCCGCACGCACCCCGGTGGTCCGCCCGCCCGAGGTCCTCGCCCTCACGCAGACCACGGCCCCGGCCACCAGCGCCCCGGCGGCCGCCGTCCCCTCCGCCGGCGTCGCCACCCCGCATACCACCACCCCGCATACCGCCACCCCGCATACCCCGACCCCGCACACCCCCGCCCCCACCCCGTCCGCGCAGCCCTCCTCGACCCCCGGCAGGTGACGGAAGTGTCCGACAGGGAACCGCCGCGCCGCCGTGTGCCCGGCCCCGCCAGGCCCGTACGCCCCGGCGGCCAGCGGCGTCCGGGCCCCGGCGCCCGCCCCGCACGCCGCCCGGGCGCGCCCCGGCCCGGCGGCCCGCAGGTTTTGCGGCTGGGCAGCCCCCGGCCCCGGCTGCGCATGGTCAGCCTCACCCTGACGCTGGTCATGATCGCCTTCGTCGTGCGCCTGCTCCAGGTACAGGCCGTGGATGCCAACGCGTACGCCGCGAAGGCCGAGCAGAACCGGTACGTCGGCCGCACCCTGGCCGCCACCCGCGGCGGGATCACGGACCGCAACGGCGTGGAGCTCGCGACGAGCGTGGACGCGTACGACATCACGGCCGACCCCACGATGTTCACGCGGGAAGCGACGAAGGTGACGGACGCGCCCGAGCAGGCCGCGGCGCTGCTCGGGCCGATCCTCGGCCAGGACATGGACACCGTCGCCAAGAAGCTCCGTACGAAGAACACCCGCTACACACTGCTCGCGCACCGCCAGACCCCCCAGATCTGGAAGCAGATCAAGGACCTGAGGAACACGCTCGCGGTCAAGGCGGAGACCGACAAGAGCACCGTCAACTTCCTCGCGGGCGTCGTCGCGGTCCCGGCCAGCAAGCGCGTGTATCCGAACGGCGATCTCGCCGCCGGGATACTGGGCTGGGTCAACGCCGACGGCAAGGGCGGCGGCGGGGTCGAGCAGAAACTGAACAAGGAACTCGCCGGCAAGGACGGCAAGATCCGCTACGCCCAGTCCGGCGGCCGTCAGGTGCCGACCGCGGGGTCGACGGAGACACCCGCCGTGGCGGGCTCCGACGTCGAGCTGACCATCAACCGCGACATCCAGTGGGCCGCGCAGAACGCCATCACCGAGCAGGTGAAGGCGTCCAAGGCGGACCGCGGGTACGTGATCGTGCAGGACGCCCGCAGCGGCGAGATCCTCGCCATGGCGAACTCGCCGGGCTTCGACCCCAACGACCTCACCCAGGCCAACGCGGCGGCCCTGGGCAACGCGGCCCTCCAGGACGCGTACGAACC is a window of Streptomyces mirabilis DNA encoding:
- a CDS encoding peptidoglycan D,D-transpeptidase FtsI family protein is translated as MSDREPPRRRVPGPARPVRPGGQRRPGPGARPARRPGAPRPGGPQVLRLGSPRPRLRMVSLTLTLVMIAFVVRLLQVQAVDANAYAAKAEQNRYVGRTLAATRGGITDRNGVELATSVDAYDITADPTMFTREATKVTDAPEQAAALLGPILGQDMDTVAKKLRTKNTRYTLLAHRQTPQIWKQIKDLRNTLAVKAETDKSTVNFLAGVVAVPASKRVYPNGDLAAGILGWVNADGKGGGGVEQKLNKELAGKDGKIRYAQSGGRQVPTAGSTETPAVAGSDVELTINRDIQWAAQNAITEQVKASKADRGYVIVQDARSGEILAMANSPGFDPNDLTQANAAALGNAALQDAYEPGSTAKVMSMAAVLEENAATPETHVVVPNRLHRGDRLFQDDVDHATWNLTLNGVLAKSSNIGTILATGQLGKTQKDANKVLYSYLRKFGIGSYTGLGFPGETKGILAPADKWSTSQQYTIPFGQGMSINAMQAASVYSTIANGGVRVEPTLVRGTKGPDGRFTPAAQPKKTRVVSEKTAKTLAQMLESVVDDEQGTGAKARIPGYRVAGKTGTANRVDPATGKYHGYTSSFAGFAPADKPRITVYCAIQNATKGSYFGGQICGPIYKQVMEFALKTLQVPPTGAGAANLPVTFTP
- a CDS encoding septum formation initiator family protein → MSRKPELRGRAARLARLLPVGGGHAARTPFVLLVVLLLGGGLIGLLVLNSALSEGSFRLDDLQRDTKSLTDEEQALQRDVDTYSAPDALQRRAHELGMVPGGDPAFLNPDGSVKGVPGTAAQQSSARTPVVRPPEVLALTQTTAPATSAPAAAVPSAGVATPHTTTPHTATPHTPTPHTPAPTPSAQPSSTPGR
- the rsmH gene encoding 16S rRNA (cytosine(1402)-N(4))-methyltransferase RsmH — encoded protein: MSQSRHVPVMLQRCLDMLAPALTEPGAVVVDCTLGLGGHSEALLTQFPEARLVALDRDKEALRLSGERLAPFGDRANLVHAVYDELPEVLDRLGIPRVQGVLFDLGVSSMQLDEADRGFAYAQDAPLDMRMDQTTGISAAEVLNTYPAGELVRILRAYGEEKQAKRIVSAVVREREKEPFSNSARLVELIRDSLPQAAKRTGGNPAKRTFQALRIEVNGELSVLERAIPAAVKALAVGGRIAVLSYHSLEDRLVKQVFAAGAATTAPPGLPVVPERYQPRLKLLTRGAELPTEEEVAENRRAAPARLRGAQRIREDAE